In one Candidatus Nanopelagicales bacterium genomic region, the following are encoded:
- a CDS encoding response regulator transcription factor translates to MMTSRGPLRLVLVDDHEMVLQGLAAMLTHFEEQVFVVGSVRTAGDAMRVIATERPDIAVCDVRIGRESGLDLCRRIAAEHPGVRVVMLTVYDDEHYLFKALRAGASGYLLKRIGGRELVDHLVRVAAGATAIDAALAGRVALSAARLSSGEFWPGAHLGLTQRESEVLELLVAGHSNRGVASTLVVSEDTVKTHIRGLYRKLGVSDRSDATAVALREGLFR, encoded by the coding sequence ATGATGACCTCGCGCGGCCCGTTGCGCTTGGTCCTTGTCGACGACCACGAGATGGTCCTGCAGGGTCTCGCTGCGATGCTGACCCACTTCGAGGAGCAGGTCTTCGTTGTCGGCAGCGTGCGAACGGCGGGCGACGCTATGCGGGTGATCGCCACGGAGCGGCCCGACATCGCCGTGTGTGATGTCCGGATCGGCCGGGAGAGCGGACTCGACCTCTGCCGGCGCATCGCCGCCGAGCACCCGGGGGTCCGGGTCGTGATGCTGACCGTCTACGACGACGAGCACTATCTCTTCAAGGCCCTGCGGGCGGGGGCGTCCGGTTACCTCCTCAAGCGGATCGGCGGCCGAGAACTGGTCGACCATTTGGTTCGAGTGGCGGCGGGGGCGACAGCCATCGACGCCGCTCTCGCGGGCCGGGTCGCGCTCTCGGCGGCCAGGCTGAGCTCAGGCGAGTTCTGGCCGGGTGCCCACCTCGGGCTCACGCAGCGCGAGTCGGAGGTCCTGGAGCTCCTGGTGGCAGGCCACTCCAACCGCGGCGTGGCGAGCACCCTCGTCGTAAGCGAGGACACCGTCAAAACGCACATCCGCGGCCTCTACCGCAAGCTTGGTGTGTCCGATCGAAGCGACGCGACGGCCGTGGCCCTGCGTGAGGGGCTGTTCCGGTGA
- a CDS encoding HAD-IIA family hydrolase, whose protein sequence is MLPPSEGFQTDRSTGSLVAEYDGVICDLDGVVYRGDAAVPGAVATLRDVLASGVGVVFATNNASRSPEEVSRHLREIGVEDPGWSVVTSSQSAAAYLAKRLPPGASVLAVGGPGVSEALAEAGLGPVRVPDVADTTVVAIVQGLGMEVTWRELAAVGNLVRRGVPWVATNRDLTFPTADGPAPGNGALVAAVRTATTVDPHVTGKPGPALFDLARARLDTRHDATLVCGDRLDTDIAGANAARLDSLFVLSGASRLQELAFAPDCQRPTYVARDLTGLLKSPLRLRQTPGDLVEISPDGFVYVREGDSGRDLLQAVVTTAWAALDDGHTISSNAAMWRGLERQLGVDSAPITLA, encoded by the coding sequence GTGCTTCCACCGTCCGAGGGCTTTCAGACCGATCGTTCGACCGGCTCCCTAGTCGCCGAGTACGACGGGGTGATCTGCGATCTCGACGGCGTCGTCTACCGAGGAGACGCTGCCGTGCCCGGTGCGGTCGCGACCCTGCGCGACGTCCTTGCCAGCGGCGTTGGGGTCGTCTTCGCGACGAACAACGCGTCGCGTTCGCCGGAGGAGGTCTCCAGGCACTTGCGCGAAATAGGCGTGGAAGATCCCGGCTGGTCGGTGGTGACCAGCTCCCAGTCTGCTGCGGCGTATTTGGCGAAGCGGCTTCCGCCTGGCGCGTCCGTGCTGGCTGTTGGCGGACCTGGAGTCTCGGAGGCGCTCGCAGAGGCGGGGCTGGGCCCGGTCCGCGTCCCGGACGTGGCCGACACCACGGTTGTGGCGATCGTCCAGGGTCTGGGGATGGAGGTCACCTGGCGCGAGCTAGCCGCGGTCGGCAACCTTGTCCGGCGCGGTGTGCCTTGGGTAGCCACCAACCGCGACCTGACCTTCCCGACTGCGGACGGCCCGGCGCCCGGCAATGGCGCTCTTGTGGCCGCGGTCCGGACCGCCACGACAGTGGACCCACACGTCACCGGCAAGCCGGGTCCAGCGTTGTTCGACCTGGCTCGTGCCAGGCTCGATACGAGGCACGACGCCACCCTCGTGTGCGGAGACCGCCTCGATACCGACATCGCAGGGGCCAACGCTGCACGCCTCGACTCGCTGTTCGTTCTGTCCGGAGCCTCACGCCTGCAGGAACTCGCGTTCGCTCCTGACTGCCAGCGGCCGACGTACGTCGCACGCGACCTTACCGGACTGCTCAAGTCTCCCCTGCGCCTGCGCCAGACGCCGGGCGACTTGGTCGAAATCTCGCCTGACGGTTTCGTGTACGTTCGAGAAGGCGACAGCGGACGCGACCTGTTGCAGGCCGTGGTCACGACGGCCTGGGCGGCACTCGACGACGGCCACACGATCTCTTCCAACGCTGCGATGTGGCGAGGACTGGAGCGTCAGCTCGGCGTCGACAGCGCCCCCATCACTCTTGCGTGA